Proteins encoded in a region of the Paenibacillus sp. E222 genome:
- a CDS encoding AraC family transcriptional regulator: MFSKLEQNTAIIQQQQELARLIGRFTHEDGVHLTAIPSLALIRASQISEPIHTVHEPALCIVAQGSKLVILGQESYTYDSSQYLVASINLPISGQVVQATTEHPYLCLRLDFNSGQVFDLIQDSPSTQNKPDNSTRRGLFVSSTKPPLLEAVIRLVRLLDTAEDIPVLAPLIIREILYRLIQDEHGHSIRQFAIQNSHAQHIAQVIEVIQSEYAQPLRIEQLASMINMSTSSLHYHFKAITAMSPLQYQKQIRLQEARRMLLAGSTDAADAAFQVGYESPSQFSREYARMYGLPPKSDIKRLRQTLHIEC, from the coding sequence ATGTTTTCGAAATTGGAACAGAATACAGCTATTATTCAGCAGCAGCAGGAATTGGCTCGCTTAATCGGCCGATTCACCCACGAAGACGGGGTTCATCTAACAGCAATTCCTTCGCTTGCTTTGATCCGTGCTTCCCAGATTTCAGAGCCTATTCATACCGTGCACGAACCCGCCCTCTGCATTGTAGCCCAAGGGTCCAAACTGGTTATTCTCGGGCAGGAGAGCTACACCTATGACTCTTCACAGTATTTGGTCGCTTCCATAAATTTGCCTATTTCAGGGCAAGTTGTACAGGCCACGACAGAACATCCCTATCTCTGCCTGCGACTTGATTTCAATTCAGGGCAAGTTTTTGATCTTATTCAAGATTCTCCCTCTACGCAAAATAAACCCGACAATTCAACACGTCGCGGGTTGTTTGTAAGTTCAACCAAGCCTCCACTTCTGGAAGCCGTAATCCGATTGGTCAGATTGCTGGATACAGCTGAAGACATTCCTGTACTTGCACCGCTTATCATCCGCGAGATTCTATATCGCCTGATACAGGATGAACACGGACATTCCATTAGGCAGTTTGCAATTCAGAACAGTCACGCACAGCATATCGCTCAGGTCATTGAAGTGATTCAATCAGAATACGCCCAACCGCTGCGAATCGAGCAATTGGCTTCTATGATCAACATGAGCACATCCTCCTTGCATTATCATTTCAAGGCCATTACCGCCATGAGTCCACTGCAATATCAAAAACAGATTCGATTGCAGGAGGCCCGGCGAATGCTGCTTGCAGGTTCAACCGATGCAGCCGATGCTGCATTCCAGGTTGGTTACGAGAGTCCTTCCCAATTCAGTCGGGAGTACGCCCGCATGTATGGCCTTCCTCCCAAAAGTGATATCAAACGCCTTCGCCAGACACTCCATATCGAGTGCTAA
- a CDS encoding DoxX family protein, with amino-acid sequence MLDAGLLIIRLVIGFIMMGHACKKLFGWFGGEGISGTAAFFGVIGLRPARVMAVCGGLIELIGGLLFGTGLWTGFAAILLIIPMLVAIAKVHAGKGLWNLNGGFEYNLVMLGSLIGVALAGAGAYSLDALI; translated from the coding sequence ATGTTAGACGCCGGATTACTTATTATTCGACTTGTTATTGGTTTTATTATGATGGGTCATGCATGCAAGAAACTGTTTGGCTGGTTTGGTGGAGAAGGCATATCAGGAACAGCCGCATTTTTCGGGGTGATTGGTCTGAGGCCTGCGAGAGTTATGGCTGTCTGTGGGGGCCTTATTGAATTGATCGGCGGGTTACTGTTTGGGACGGGTCTCTGGACTGGTTTTGCTGCCATATTGCTCATCATCCCTATGCTTGTTGCCATAGCAAAAGTCCATGCAGGTAAAGGGCTTTGGAATCTAAACGGAGGATTTGAGTACAATTTGGTTATGCTCGGATCGCTAATCGGTGTTGCACTAGCGGGTGCAGGGGCGTATTCTCTGGACGCTTTAATCTAA
- a CDS encoding Gfo/Idh/MocA family protein has translation MKKAKLCFIGAGFHASTNIYPSAVEAGAEIQAVATRSIERSEAALLRFGSSGNAYDNTQLMLQNEDCDGVIVVAQPEDQTALALECIRAGKNVYVDKPLGWNAAEAAAVAEAAQKAGVVVMVGFMKRYAPVYMKLKELIDGGSLGRARSFQMKFAVDSTPFCKDEEQFMKLAAIHMVDLMRFLFGEAVQVTGTSVKDGEHINQSISLKFDQGVVGSAYFVGMSAWSRESESVLVTFDDGFALADEINTLTVHQSRTGDTLPWKSLEEQDTVFTPSGSPMSGAYRDLYLRGFVGEMAHFMECCQNKSDPRSSGTDNIETMALCDTILASLI, from the coding sequence ATGAAAAAAGCCAAACTTTGTTTTATCGGTGCAGGATTCCATGCATCCACGAATATATATCCATCTGCTGTTGAAGCAGGAGCAGAAATTCAAGCCGTCGCCACCCGCAGTATTGAAAGGTCCGAGGCGGCTCTGCTTCGTTTTGGGAGCAGCGGGAACGCGTATGACAATACTCAGCTGATGCTGCAGAATGAAGACTGTGACGGCGTGATTGTTGTAGCGCAACCAGAGGATCAGACAGCACTTGCCCTTGAATGCATCCGGGCTGGCAAAAATGTATACGTGGATAAACCCCTCGGATGGAATGCTGCTGAAGCTGCTGCTGTGGCTGAAGCTGCCCAAAAGGCAGGTGTGGTTGTCATGGTTGGATTCATGAAACGATATGCGCCGGTCTACATGAAACTCAAGGAACTGATCGATGGTGGATCATTGGGCAGAGCACGTTCTTTCCAAATGAAATTCGCTGTAGACAGCACACCCTTCTGCAAGGATGAGGAACAATTCATGAAGCTCGCTGCCATTCATATGGTCGATCTGATGCGTTTCCTGTTCGGGGAAGCCGTACAGGTCACAGGCACGTCGGTTAAAGACGGAGAACATATTAACCAGAGCATTTCCCTGAAATTTGATCAAGGTGTGGTGGGCAGTGCCTACTTTGTCGGAATGAGTGCATGGTCACGCGAGAGCGAAAGTGTACTTGTCACCTTTGACGATGGATTTGCGTTAGCAGATGAAATTAACACACTTACGGTTCATCAATCTCGTACAGGGGATACCCTTCCCTGGAAATCCCTTGAGGAGCAGGATACTGTTTTCACCCCTTCTGGCTCTCCCATGTCAGGGGCTTATCGCGATCTCTACTTACGAGGATTTGTAGGGGAGATGGCTCATTTTATGGAATGCTGTCAGAACAAATCTGATCCACGTTCCAGTGGTACGGATAATATTGAAACTATGGCGTTGTGTGATACCATTCTGGCGTCGCTGATCTGA
- a CDS encoding Atu4866 domain-containing protein produces MKHPYVGMWVTKDGYIKHELLPDGRYDEARGNRQSAYQGRYVVDGDHIEYVDDTGFTADGDFKDGVLYHAGMVLYRESAQ; encoded by the coding sequence GTGAAGCACCCGTATGTTGGAATGTGGGTGACGAAGGATGGCTACATCAAGCACGAACTTCTCCCTGACGGTCGCTATGATGAAGCGCGGGGAAATAGGCAAAGTGCATATCAAGGTCGGTACGTAGTCGATGGAGACCATATTGAATATGTGGATGATACCGGCTTTACCGCAGATGGAGATTTTAAGGACGGTGTGCTTTACCATGCGGGCATGGTGCTGTACAGAGAAAGTGCACAATAA
- a CDS encoding MerR family transcriptional regulator: protein MMNDPVVFSIKETSEQAGLSEDTIRYYEKIGLLPRAERKANRHRVYRPEDIQTMKLITCLKKTGMSLEEMKPYLQMSVDSDLEDFPDERDMLLNHRKKIEAQIVSLQQIVDFIDEKMEKRSMFPDECPITGEKQMSVFEKKNIFS, encoded by the coding sequence ATGATGAATGATCCTGTAGTGTTCTCTATTAAAGAGACGTCAGAACAAGCCGGATTATCGGAAGATACGATTCGTTATTATGAGAAGATAGGACTTCTTCCCCGAGCTGAACGCAAGGCCAATCGCCATCGGGTATACCGTCCGGAGGATATTCAGACGATGAAGCTTATTACTTGTTTGAAAAAAACAGGTATGTCTCTGGAGGAGATGAAGCCTTATCTACAGATGTCGGTGGATTCGGACCTGGAAGATTTCCCGGATGAGCGTGATATGCTGTTAAACCATCGGAAGAAGATTGAAGCGCAGATTGTCTCCTTGCAGCAGATCGTCGATTTTATCGATGAGAAGATGGAGAAGCGAAGCATGTTTCCGGATGAGTGCCCGATTACCGGGGAGAAACAGATGTCTGTTTTTGAAAAAAAGAACATCTTCTCTTGA
- a CDS encoding SDR family oxidoreductase, which translates to MSNVKGKVIVITGASSGIGEATARLLAEHGAHVVIGARRVDRLEALASSIRSEGGSVEYHALDVTQLEEMQTIVELALSRYGRLDVIVNNAGVMPLSRLEARKVDEWNRMIDVNIRGVLHGIAVGLPVMKEQGSGQFINIASIGAYAVTPTATVYCATKFAVRAISEGLRQEVGADIRVTLVSPGVTESELAESISDAEAREFMKDYRRITIPATAIAQSILYAINQPAEVDVNEIVVRPTASMA; encoded by the coding sequence ATGTCTAATGTAAAAGGAAAAGTCATTGTGATTACGGGTGCAAGCAGCGGAATTGGGGAGGCAACGGCGCGTCTGTTGGCAGAGCATGGTGCACATGTTGTCATTGGTGCAAGACGAGTGGATCGTCTGGAGGCGCTGGCGTCCTCCATTCGTTCGGAAGGTGGTTCTGTAGAATATCATGCACTTGATGTTACACAGCTGGAAGAGATGCAAACGATCGTAGAGCTTGCGCTCAGTCGTTATGGACGTTTGGATGTGATTGTTAATAACGCAGGAGTCATGCCGTTATCGCGCCTTGAAGCGCGAAAAGTCGACGAATGGAACCGTATGATTGATGTTAATATTCGGGGTGTTCTACACGGCATCGCCGTGGGGCTGCCGGTTATGAAAGAACAGGGTTCCGGCCAGTTTATTAATATCGCCTCTATTGGTGCCTATGCCGTGACCCCAACAGCCACAGTTTATTGTGCAACCAAATTCGCTGTCCGTGCGATCTCGGAGGGTTTGCGCCAGGAGGTAGGCGCAGATATTCGCGTGACCCTCGTATCACCAGGTGTGACTGAATCCGAACTTGCCGAATCCATCTCGGATGCTGAAGCACGCGAGTTTATGAAAGACTATCGGCGCATAACCATTCCGGCCACGGCGATTGCTCAGAGCATTCTGTACGCGATCAACCAGCCGGCTGAGGTGGATGTGAATGAAATCGTGGTGAGACCAACAGCAAGTATGGCTTAA
- a CDS encoding SDR family NAD(P)-dependent oxidoreductase, giving the protein MNSNYIRRTALITGSTSGIGLELTRILLAEGWEVIGLNRSAFPKEDSDIQDGLRSGQLRWVQANLTQYDSLRKALNQIKSETDTIDVLFNNAGGSGNDLRLSDQGHEMHFELQTVVPYIIYMELQDLLHKSTLKTVINTSTSAFNMVKQFNLDILEHPAEFKKLFGPYAVSKLALSLWTREAAASPAAKGIRLLSVDPGGNNTLRGNKTSGLPFYIKPIMKLFFPHPSHGASLLYNAAIAQTKLTSGTFLMKNKPTHLRFTDQGSAILNRVHDIYEHEFMQLDSKTDPVSKKRI; this is encoded by the coding sequence ATGAATTCAAACTATATACGTCGTACAGCTTTAATTACAGGATCAACTTCGGGAATCGGTCTTGAACTGACTCGCATCTTGTTAGCCGAAGGCTGGGAAGTTATCGGCCTTAACCGTTCTGCTTTTCCAAAGGAGGACAGTGATATTCAGGACGGACTGCGCTCCGGCCAGCTCCGTTGGGTTCAAGCTAATCTTACTCAGTACGATAGTCTGAGAAAAGCACTCAACCAGATTAAATCCGAAACGGATACCATAGATGTATTGTTTAATAATGCCGGGGGGAGCGGTAACGATCTCCGTTTGTCCGATCAGGGGCATGAAATGCATTTTGAACTGCAGACGGTGGTGCCGTACATCATTTATATGGAACTACAGGATCTTCTTCACAAAAGCACCTTGAAAACCGTTATTAATACATCCACCAGTGCGTTTAATATGGTCAAACAGTTTAACCTGGACATTCTGGAACATCCAGCCGAGTTCAAAAAGCTCTTCGGTCCTTATGCCGTCTCGAAGCTGGCACTGTCCTTGTGGACACGCGAAGCTGCTGCTTCCCCTGCGGCTAAGGGAATCCGGTTACTCAGCGTGGACCCTGGAGGCAACAATACACTCAGAGGTAACAAAACATCCGGACTGCCCTTTTACATCAAACCAATCATGAAGCTGTTCTTCCCACATCCAAGTCACGGAGCTTCTCTGCTTTATAACGCTGCCATTGCGCAAACCAAGCTTACATCCGGTACTTTCTTGATGAAAAACAAACCCACCCATCTTCGTTTTACGGATCAAGGCTCAGCCATTCTGAACAGAGTACATGACATTTATGAGCATGAATTTATGCAGCTTGACTCCAAAACCGAT
- a CDS encoding sensor domain-containing diguanylate cyclase: MIAENKTSRLKRKVRKIKKISLTALLSGLVTIAVLMTLTIMFISSYTSQKQSLIDSTLSLNYSSAVQMSQTLDSLFQSMQTSLKYSASYFPEIDYSDAKKLDSTLDLIRNSSNYFNSVSLVDASGIIRGSSPYLEKSLGQPITSDAAKKAFKSRSSYISEAYRGPYSERRIVFISEPIFSPSGKFNGLISGSIYLQENNILNLSFGSQLKTSNGSYFFIVDAKGTLLFHPDTERIGENLSKNQVVQKLLHDQTGKEQYKNLAGVDSLAGYYKVPTTDWGVVVVSPTQMVYDQLNQHIRMLLLYTSIPFIILTLIVIRVARKLASPFVYLADLVNQVDQGKVDLPVMKPHWNREADLLTRTVLTALANFRKQKDQLTYDARTDVLTGMTNRRTFEEVIQRWIDEEIPFSIVVLDIDRFKSINDTYGHHAGDQVLQHIANIIKLSVRTQDVGSRFGGEEFVVLLRHTDSKTAYQIAEHIRVSVEQSILPIDRSVTISAGIAEYPLHSTTATELFHLADNALYQAKEEGRNRTITIQTVIK; the protein is encoded by the coding sequence ATGATCGCAGAGAATAAAACATCCAGATTAAAAAGAAAAGTAAGGAAGATCAAAAAAATCAGCCTTACCGCTCTATTGAGTGGATTGGTCACCATTGCTGTTTTGATGACACTGACCATTATGTTTATTTCATCTTATACATCCCAGAAGCAGTCGCTGATTGATAGTACACTCTCACTTAATTATTCCAGTGCCGTGCAGATGAGCCAAACACTGGACTCGTTGTTTCAATCCATGCAGACCAGTTTGAAGTATTCAGCGAGTTATTTTCCGGAAATAGACTACTCAGATGCGAAAAAACTGGATTCTACACTGGATTTGATTCGAAACAGCAGTAATTATTTCAATTCGGTTTCTCTGGTTGATGCATCGGGAATTATTCGGGGTTCCTCTCCTTATTTGGAAAAAAGCCTCGGACAGCCTATAACTTCTGATGCAGCCAAAAAGGCGTTTAAATCAAGGTCTTCCTATATATCCGAAGCCTACCGCGGGCCTTATTCGGAACGAAGAATCGTATTTATAAGTGAACCGATCTTCAGTCCATCAGGTAAATTCAATGGTTTAATTAGTGGGAGCATCTATCTACAGGAAAACAACATCTTGAACCTGTCATTTGGCAGTCAGCTGAAGACCAGTAATGGCTCTTATTTTTTTATTGTTGATGCCAAAGGGACGTTGTTGTTTCATCCGGATACGGAAAGAATTGGTGAAAATCTAAGCAAAAATCAAGTGGTGCAAAAATTGCTTCACGACCAGACAGGCAAAGAACAATACAAGAATCTGGCGGGTGTGGATTCACTCGCAGGTTATTATAAGGTTCCCACAACAGATTGGGGAGTTGTCGTTGTATCTCCAACCCAGATGGTATACGATCAACTGAATCAACATATTCGCATGCTGCTGCTGTACACTTCAATCCCGTTTATCATTCTGACACTTATCGTTATTCGTGTAGCGCGCAAGCTGGCCAGTCCATTTGTTTATCTTGCGGACTTGGTTAACCAGGTGGATCAGGGTAAAGTAGATCTGCCTGTAATGAAGCCGCATTGGAACAGGGAAGCGGATTTGTTAACACGCACCGTGTTGACCGCATTGGCGAATTTTCGAAAACAGAAGGATCAGCTTACTTATGATGCCAGAACGGATGTATTAACCGGAATGACGAATCGTAGAACATTTGAAGAAGTCATCCAGCGCTGGATTGATGAAGAAATTCCTTTCTCCATTGTGGTCCTGGATATTGACCGCTTCAAATCCATAAATGATACGTATGGGCATCATGCAGGGGATCAGGTTCTGCAGCATATCGCGAATATTATTAAACTGTCCGTTCGGACGCAGGATGTAGGCTCCCGTTTTGGCGGGGAGGAGTTTGTTGTGTTATTGCGACATACGGATTCCAAAACAGCGTATCAGATTGCCGAGCATATCCGTGTATCGGTGGAACAAAGTATATTGCCCATTGATCGTTCTGTGACGATTTCGGCAGGCATTGCCGAATATCCACTGCATTCCACAACGGCAACAGAGTTGTTCCATTTGGCTGACAATGCGTTATATCAAGCCAAGGAAGAGGGACGTAATCGTACCATTACCATTCAGACGGTCATAAAATAA
- a CDS encoding helix-turn-helix domain-containing protein — MKMNAKDVCPSPYGCSVEVTLSVIGGKWKGAILYHLFSGSLRFNEIRKLFPDITQRMLTLQLRELENSGIVHREIYPQVPPKVEYSLTPFGETLQPIIYSMRDWGEQYTNEVLARSQEV; from the coding sequence ATGAAAATGAACGCGAAAGATGTGTGTCCCTCGCCTTATGGCTGTTCCGTTGAAGTCACGCTGAGCGTCATTGGAGGCAAATGGAAAGGTGCGATTCTATATCACCTATTCTCCGGCTCGTTAAGATTCAACGAGATCAGAAAGTTATTCCCTGATATTACTCAGCGGATGTTAACTCTCCAATTAAGAGAGCTGGAAAACAGCGGAATTGTTCACAGGGAAATATATCCTCAGGTTCCACCCAAAGTGGAATATTCGCTTACACCGTTTGGAGAAACGCTCCAGCCGATTATTTACAGCATGCGAGACTGGGGAGAACAGTATACAAATGAAGTCCTGGCCAGATCACAAGAGGTCTAA
- a CDS encoding spermidine synthase, with product MRVLYRNKSEQHELMIYDTSKLYGEKGRFRVLEFSNAAVQGAMDLDEPSRMVLEYPRAMVHLMERNNPDYESVFVIGHGIGTLSTYLSNRQVKVAELDAEVVELSRTFFGYRGGHVLVGDGRELLEQEASGSYHYIIVDAFTAAGTPAQFTSSSFFTMLKNKLHSGGIVLLNVFGRVGNDRLVNAIHATLQEHFAYTRSFALPAETTDEVQNRILVGSDGPISFQTRHMAGFVEQQPGEGYVIVDSYES from the coding sequence GTGCGAGTTTTATACCGAAATAAGAGTGAACAGCATGAGTTGATGATATATGATACATCCAAGCTTTATGGGGAAAAGGGCCGTTTTCGTGTGCTGGAGTTCTCCAATGCAGCAGTTCAGGGGGCGATGGATCTGGACGAGCCATCCCGAATGGTGCTGGAGTATCCAAGAGCGATGGTGCATCTGATGGAACGAAATAATCCCGATTATGAATCTGTTTTTGTCATTGGGCATGGTATTGGAACCTTATCAACCTACCTGTCCAACCGTCAAGTAAAAGTTGCCGAACTCGATGCAGAAGTCGTTGAGCTCAGCAGAACTTTCTTTGGATATCGTGGAGGTCATGTGCTGGTTGGTGACGGTCGTGAACTATTGGAGCAGGAGGCCTCAGGTTCATACCATTATATTATTGTAGATGCCTTTACGGCTGCAGGAACTCCTGCACAGTTTACTTCAAGCTCATTTTTCACTATGTTAAAAAACAAATTGCATTCTGGTGGTATCGTATTGCTGAATGTATTTGGTCGTGTTGGCAATGACAGACTGGTGAATGCGATTCATGCCACGTTACAGGAACACTTCGCGTATACGCGCTCATTTGCATTGCCAGCTGAAACAACGGATGAAGTTCAAAATCGCATTTTGGTCGGTAGCGACGGACCGATTTCATTTCAAACGCGTCATATGGCTGGGTTTGTAGAACAACAGCCTGGCGAGGGATATGTAATTGTGGATTCATATGAATCTTAA
- a CDS encoding adenosylhomocysteinase, protein MTIKNTTQEHIEEGKRSIHWTEMHMPLLGELKSQFAKELPFAGLTISICIHVEPKTAVLCRTLQAGGANVVLTGSPGTTKDAVTAALREEGITVYGQRADRRNEHLHNIHSVLRHHPHLLMDNGADLARTFIQQYDTHSLIGGTEETTTGANLLREETGENIPFPIIVINDSPLKRIMENEHGVGQTIIEGFMRTTNLILPTRRFVIVGYGTCGRGIARYLRNLGSQVVVVETDPIAGLEAALDGFRVARLEDTFAFAQVYITVTGRPNAILKEHFNQMNDGTILANAGHFSWEMDLESLRQDAEHSEQLTADIEQFTLANGRRLMLLTQGEMLNLAGGSGNPAETMDLGLSLQAASLHYLVKQRQHLTLGPQPVPHSVNNTIAGQMLKHLSYKI, encoded by the coding sequence ATGACGATAAAGAACACTACACAAGAACATATTGAAGAAGGAAAACGCAGCATTCACTGGACGGAAATGCATATGCCCCTGCTGGGCGAATTGAAATCCCAGTTTGCCAAAGAGCTGCCTTTTGCTGGCTTAACCATCAGTATATGTATTCATGTGGAGCCCAAAACAGCTGTGTTATGCCGCACACTTCAAGCAGGCGGAGCCAACGTTGTATTGACTGGCAGCCCGGGCACAACCAAAGATGCCGTCACAGCAGCTCTGCGGGAAGAAGGCATCACGGTATATGGTCAACGTGCGGACAGGCGCAATGAGCACCTGCATAATATACACAGTGTACTTCGTCACCACCCCCATCTCCTCATGGATAATGGAGCCGATCTGGCGCGTACCTTCATTCAGCAGTATGATACTCATTCTCTTATCGGTGGTACGGAGGAAACGACGACCGGTGCCAATCTGCTGCGTGAAGAGACGGGTGAGAACATCCCTTTTCCGATTATTGTTATTAATGATAGTCCACTCAAACGAATCATGGAAAATGAACACGGTGTTGGACAGACCATTATTGAAGGTTTTATGCGTACTACAAACCTGATTCTGCCCACACGTCGTTTCGTCATCGTAGGTTATGGAACCTGCGGACGAGGCATTGCCAGGTATTTGCGGAATCTGGGCAGCCAGGTCGTCGTTGTTGAAACCGATCCGATTGCTGGCCTGGAAGCGGCACTGGATGGATTCAGAGTGGCACGATTGGAGGATACATTTGCGTTTGCTCAAGTGTACATTACTGTCACTGGCCGTCCTAACGCCATTCTGAAGGAACATTTTAATCAAATGAATGACGGAACGATCCTCGCCAATGCCGGGCATTTTTCTTGGGAGATGGATCTGGAAAGTCTCCGTCAGGACGCAGAGCATTCGGAACAACTGACAGCGGATATCGAACAATTTACATTAGCGAACGGACGTCGACTCATGTTACTTACTCAAGGCGAGATGCTGAACCTAGCTGGTGGCAGCGGCAACCCTGCCGAAACGATGGATCTGGGCTTGTCCCTGCAAGCCGCCTCTCTCCACTATCTTGTAAAGCAACGCCAACATCTCACCCTCGGACCACAGCCGGTTCCTCACAGCGTTAACAACACCATTGCCGGACAGATGCTGAAGCATTTAAGCTACAAAATCTAA
- a CDS encoding LysR family transcriptional regulator: protein MTLQQLKYVIEVATRGSMNEAAKRLFISQPSLSNAIRDLEQELRITIFERTNKGITLSKEGVEFLSYARQVVEQAELLENRYLNAKPSPQHFSVSTQHYAFAVNAFVKLVQQYGQDEYELALRETKTYEIIQDVKSLRSEIGILYLNEFNAKVINKLLKDAGLVFNSLFVAKPHIFISVQNPLAKQESVAIEQLQDYPYLSFDQGEYNSFHFSEEILSTLSHPKSIQVNDRATLFNLLIGLNGYTISTGVLSADLNGNEIIPVPLECEETINVGWISHKNASLSNLGMEYVQALHEAIQS from the coding sequence TTGACGCTGCAACAGCTAAAATATGTGATTGAAGTCGCCACGCGTGGCTCGATGAATGAAGCCGCCAAGCGGCTGTTTATTTCCCAGCCCAGCCTGTCGAATGCCATCCGGGATCTGGAGCAGGAGCTGCGGATTACCATTTTTGAACGCACAAATAAAGGAATTACGCTGTCCAAAGAAGGTGTGGAATTTCTAAGTTATGCGCGCCAAGTGGTGGAGCAGGCGGAATTGCTGGAGAATCGTTATTTGAACGCGAAGCCGTCTCCGCAGCATTTTTCCGTCTCCACACAGCACTATGCGTTTGCAGTAAATGCCTTCGTTAAGCTGGTGCAGCAGTATGGACAGGATGAATATGAACTGGCTCTGCGGGAGACGAAAACGTATGAGATTATCCAGGATGTGAAAAGCCTGCGCAGCGAGATTGGCATACTATATCTGAATGAATTCAATGCCAAGGTGATTAACAAGCTGCTTAAGGATGCGGGGCTGGTGTTCAACAGTCTGTTTGTTGCCAAGCCGCATATTTTTATCAGTGTGCAAAATCCGCTGGCGAAGCAGGAATCGGTTGCGATTGAACAGCTTCAGGATTATCCATACCTGTCCTTTGACCAGGGGGAATATAACTCCTTCCATTTTTCAGAGGAGATCCTAAGCACGCTTTCTCATCCCAAAAGCATACAGGTTAATGACCGAGCTACGCTGTTTAATCTGCTAATCGGTTTGAACGGATACACGATCTCGACAGGTGTACTTAGTGCCGACCTGAACGGGAACGAGATCATCCCCGTGCCGCTGGAGTGTGAAGAGACCATTAATGTCGGATGGATCAGCCACAAAAATGCTTCGCTTTCCAATCTGGGGATGGAGTATGTCCAGGCTCTGCATGAGGCGATTCAATCGTAA